Proteins co-encoded in one Fusobacterium sp. DD2 genomic window:
- a CDS encoding phage antirepressor KilAC domain-containing protein, with product MNQLIKIEEKNGEQLVSGRELHAFLEVGTQYSKWFERMREYGFSENIDYIAISQKRLTAQGNETTYIEHFLKIAMAKEISMIQRNEKGKQAREYFIKCEEAWNSPEMILVRATQISNRMLDSYKNEIETLKLDNKIKDQQIQELKPKATYYDLILQCKDLLSVTEIAKDYGMSAMTFNKKLHELGVQFKQSGVWFLYQKYASYGYTQTKTQNYNRPDGTQGVATHMYWTQKGRLFLYEFLKGQGIVPMIER from the coding sequence ATGAATCAATTAATTAAAATCGAGGAAAAAAACGGAGAACAGCTAGTAAGCGGTAGAGAATTACACGCATTTTTAGAAGTTGGGACACAATATTCTAAATGGTTTGAAAGAATGCGTGAATATGGTTTTTCTGAAAATATAGATTATATAGCTATTAGTCAAAAAAGACTAACAGCTCAAGGTAACGAAACTACTTACATTGAACACTTTTTGAAAATAGCAATGGCGAAAGAAATATCAATGATTCAAAGAAATGAAAAGGGCAAACAGGCAAGAGAATATTTTATCAAATGTGAAGAGGCTTGGAATAGTCCTGAAATGATTTTAGTGAGAGCTACTCAAATTTCAAATAGAATGCTTGATTCTTATAAAAATGAAATTGAAACTTTGAAACTTGACAACAAAATAAAAGACCAGCAGATCCAGGAGCTGAAACCAAAGGCAACTTATTATGACTTGATATTACAATGTAAAGATTTGCTGTCAGTAACTGAGATAGCTAAAGACTATGGAATGAGCGCTATGACCTTTAATAAAAAGCTACATGAGTTAGGAGTGCAGTTTAAGCAGTCAGGAGTTTGGTTCTTATATCAAAAGTATGCAAGCTATGGATACACACAGACCAAAACTCAAAACTACAACAGACCTGACGGAACTCAGGGAGTAGCAACTCACATGTATTGGACACAAAAAGGAAGATTATTCTTATATGAATTTCTAAAAGGCCAAGGAATAGTTCCAATGATTGAAAGATAG
- a CDS encoding helix-turn-helix transcriptional regulator: protein MINVLKLKAKLKEQNLTQEATARLLGINPSTFNKKINDVKGEYMTVEEACKLKEILNISNDEVDLYFFCQLT from the coding sequence ATGATTAATGTGCTTAAATTGAAGGCTAAATTAAAGGAGCAAAATTTAACACAAGAGGCAACTGCAAGATTATTAGGTATCAACCCTTCTACATTCAATAAGAAAATTAATGACGTAAAAGGTGAATATATGACAGTTGAAGAAGCTTGTAAGTTAAAGGAGATACTTAATATATCAAATGACGAGGTTGACTTATATTTTTTTTGCCAACTAACTTGA
- a CDS encoding helix-turn-helix transcriptional regulator, translating to MKVNELIRHRRKQLGLTLKDVAKELGVSESLISRYESNDVKNMGIDKIVPLAKVLKCSPKYLMGWDADPEDGHSKLLNKAIDKIKSLGLGIEEINQSGNYIITKDGMEVRTLHEQDIIDLYNKKGDTLELLDFKPASQRFRWVARNARKMSDDDLQLLQNLMRRAFNDIDFDDDDD from the coding sequence ATGAAGGTCAACGAGTTGATTAGACACAGGCGAAAACAGCTAGGTTTAACACTAAAAGATGTGGCCAAGGAGTTGGGAGTTTCTGAGAGTTTAATTTCAAGATACGAATCCAATGACGTCAAAAATATGGGAATCGATAAAATAGTACCATTAGCAAAAGTACTAAAATGTTCCCCAAAATATCTGATGGGTTGGGATGCAGATCCTGAGGATGGACACTCAAAATTATTAAACAAAGCAATTGACAAGATTAAATCTTTAGGACTAGGAATCGAGGAAATTAATCAATCTGGAAACTACATAATCACAAAAGATGGTATGGAGGTGAGAACACTGCATGAGCAGGACATAATAGATCTTTACAATAAAAAAGGTGACACACTTGAATTGTTAGACTTTAAACCTGCTTCACAGCGTTTCAGATGGGTTGCAAGAAACGCAAGAAAGATGTCAGATGATGATTTACAACTATTACAGAATCTAATGAGAAGAGCTTTCAATGACATCGATTTTGACGATGACGACGATTAG
- a CDS encoding ImmA/IrrE family metallo-endopeptidase, whose translation MAHLIITIMHNDTLPIDIDGIIKKFSDIKTMSFKKFSKKMGMTYQQIAENFGSAEAFTIYDDLLKKYLIVYNETLDERSQRWCKGHELGHILMMHLEKEDYDIIHYNSGQHPYEKEANAFAKNLLCPFPVITALKEIKGDDVINPFNISEIFNINLKPATYIYNHYSKLYYAPKDKFIEGQFKDYIENHYIGVFGLLMEKIDENHHELYN comes from the coding sequence TTGGCCCACTTGATAATTACGATAATGCACAATGATACTTTACCAATTGACATTGATGGTATCATAAAAAAATTCTCTGATATTAAGACTATGAGTTTTAAAAAATTCAGTAAAAAAATGGGGATGACTTACCAACAAATAGCTGAGAATTTCGGTTCTGCTGAGGCATTTACTATTTATGATGATCTTTTGAAAAAATATCTGATAGTTTATAACGAAACATTAGATGAGAGATCTCAAAGATGGTGTAAAGGGCATGAATTAGGTCACATATTAATGATGCATCTTGAAAAGGAGGACTACGATATAATCCACTATAATAGTGGCCAACATCCGTATGAAAAGGAGGCCAATGCATTTGCGAAAAATTTATTATGCCCATTCCCTGTGATAACAGCATTAAAAGAAATAAAAGGAGATGATGTAATAAACCCTTTTAACATTTCAGAAATATTCAATATAAATTTAAAGCCGGCAACATATATCTATAATCATTACAGTAAACTATATTACGCACCAAAAGATAAATTTATAGAAGGCCAGTTTAAAGATTATATTGAAAATCACTATATTGGTGTTTTCGGTCTTTTAATGGAGAAGATAGACGAGAATCATCATGAATTGTATAATTAA
- a CDS encoding tyrosine-type recombinase/integrase, which translates to MRNPNGFGCVYKFNPKFKKLRKPWVAKASVNIQGERQKQKTIGYYATKAEALEALIAYQKDPAMLDNAKITVDDVYKLYMKEQEMKVSESRYKNIGYQYNHFEPIKNLPITSLTPMQLQAFMDGIKRSTATKSMCKSILKGIYKQAMKMQIVTEDPTNLLEIGKHEDVIQRKVFSYKEREYLWNNLDTPIAKHLIVLIYTGMRIQEYLKLRLKDYDQTENTIRTGSKTEAGKNRLIPVHSKIRTLLLNILINRENEVSYAIFRRRLIAFCKDNNTIMQEHTIHDTRHTFASMLSAAGANEVAVTRIIGHTDIATTNKVYVHKELEDLKNAVELLN; encoded by the coding sequence ATGAGAAATCCGAACGGATTTGGATGCGTTTATAAATTCAATCCTAAATTTAAAAAATTAAGAAAACCCTGGGTGGCAAAAGCAAGTGTAAATATTCAGGGTGAACGACAGAAACAAAAGACAATTGGCTATTATGCCACAAAAGCTGAGGCACTGGAAGCACTTATCGCATATCAGAAGGATCCTGCTATGCTGGACAACGCAAAGATTACAGTGGATGATGTTTATAAGCTATATATGAAAGAACAGGAAATGAAGGTATCAGAAAGCAGATATAAAAATATTGGATACCAGTACAACCATTTTGAACCTATCAAAAATCTTCCGATTACTTCTTTGACACCTATGCAGCTGCAAGCATTTATGGATGGGATAAAACGTAGTACAGCAACTAAGAGTATGTGTAAGAGTATTCTTAAAGGAATTTATAAACAGGCTATGAAAATGCAGATAGTAACAGAGGATCCAACCAATTTGCTGGAGATAGGAAAGCACGAAGATGTAATACAAAGAAAAGTATTTTCATACAAAGAAAGGGAGTATTTATGGAATAACTTAGACACTCCAATTGCTAAACACCTGATAGTGTTGATATACACAGGAATGAGAATACAGGAGTATCTGAAATTAAGACTGAAAGACTATGATCAGACTGAGAACACAATCAGGACCGGAAGTAAAACCGAAGCAGGAAAGAACAGACTAATCCCAGTCCATTCTAAAATAAGAACATTACTACTTAATATTCTGATTAATAGAGAGAATGAAGTATCGTATGCTATCTTCAGACGACGTTTAATAGCCTTTTGTAAGGATAACAATACAATTATGCAGGAACATACCATACATGATACCCGTCACACGTTTGCAAGCATGTTAAGTGCTGCCGGAGCAAATGAAGTGGCTGTGACTCGTATCATAGGTCATACAGATATTGCTACTACGAATAAAGTATATGTACATAAAGAACTGGAGGATTTAAAAAATGCTGTTGAATTGCTTAATTAA